In Haloarcula salinisoli, one genomic interval encodes:
- a CDS encoding PTS-dependent dihydroxyacetone kinase phosphotransferase subunit DhaM translates to MVGLVVVSHSQTAADGIAEVAGEMGGETRIEAVGGDGQGGFGTVADNIEAAIEAADDGDGVVVLVDLGSAVMNAEVAIETSDVEAVIADAPVLEGTVNAAVTATSPKATVESVREQAEAARGVEKL, encoded by the coding sequence ATGGTCGGACTCGTCGTCGTCTCACACAGCCAGACGGCCGCCGACGGCATCGCCGAGGTGGCCGGCGAGATGGGTGGGGAGACGCGTATCGAGGCGGTCGGCGGTGACGGACAGGGCGGCTTCGGTACGGTCGCCGACAACATCGAGGCCGCTATCGAAGCGGCAGATGACGGGGACGGCGTCGTGGTGCTGGTCGACCTCGGAAGCGCCGTGATGAACGCGGAGGTCGCTATCGAGACGAGCGACGTCGAGGCGGTCATCGCCGACGCGCCGGTACTGGAGGGGACGGTCAACGCCGCCGTCACCGCGACCAGCCCGAAAGCCACCGTCGAGTCGGTCCGCGAGCAGGCCGAGGCGGCCCGCGGTGTCGAGAAGCTCTAG
- a CDS encoding HPr family phosphocarrier protein, producing MERDVEIVPEAGLHARPASKFVQTVNEYDATVEVGLADSGTLVPANSMLSVTGLGAKHGEVVRLVAEGDDAEAALDALEAVLSTPEDGET from the coding sequence ATGGAGCGAGACGTCGAAATCGTCCCGGAGGCAGGGCTACACGCCCGACCCGCATCGAAGTTCGTCCAGACGGTCAACGAGTACGACGCGACGGTCGAGGTTGGACTCGCCGACAGCGGGACACTCGTGCCCGCGAACAGTATGCTCTCGGTGACCGGACTGGGTGCGAAACACGGCGAGGTGGTCCGGCTCGTCGCCGAGGGCGACGACGCGGAAGCGGCGCTGGACGCGCTGGAAGCGGTCCTTTCGACGCCGGAAGACGGGGAGACCTAG